Proteins co-encoded in one Desulfuromonas sp. genomic window:
- a CDS encoding paraquat-inducible protein A, with translation MHQTACHECDLLQHVPDLQPGASARCLRCGSLLFRHKADSINRTLAWTLAGMVLFLVAVTFPFLGMESGGIKRHTALLTGIMEIYRQGMLGLACLVLLTCVVVPLVQMIGLFYVYIPLKLNRRAPFAMQVFRLFQHLQPWSMMEVFMLGILVSLVKLGKMATIVPGLAVFAFALLIFALTFAVSSVDSHLVWERLEDKS, from the coding sequence ATGCATCAAACCGCCTGCCACGAATGCGACCTCCTTCAGCACGTCCCCGACCTGCAACCGGGAGCGAGCGCCCGTTGCCTGCGCTGCGGCTCTCTCCTGTTCCGACACAAGGCTGACAGTATCAACCGTACGCTGGCCTGGACGCTGGCGGGCATGGTGCTCTTCCTCGTCGCCGTCACTTTCCCCTTCCTCGGAATGGAGAGCGGCGGCATCAAGCGCCACACGGCGCTGTTGACCGGGATCATGGAAATCTACCGGCAGGGGATGCTCGGCCTGGCGTGCCTGGTGCTGCTGACCTGCGTGGTGGTGCCCCTGGTCCAGATGATTGGCCTGTTCTACGTATATATTCCGCTCAAGTTGAACCGGCGGGCCCCTTTTGCCATGCAGGTGTTCCGGCTTTTTCAGCACCTCCAGCCCTGGAGCATGATGGAGGTCTTCATGCTCGGCATCCTGGTGTCACTGGTGAAACTGGGGAAAATGGCGACCATCGTGCCTGGCCTGGCGGTCTTCGCCTTCGCCCTGCTGATCTTCGCCCTGACCTTTGCGGTCTCGTCGGTCGACTCCCACCTGGTCTGGGAGCGCCTGGAGGACAAGTCGTGA
- a CDS encoding paraquat-inducible protein A, translating into MNRPLASARQLGLVLCHDCHLVVRQPSLIRGQSALCPRCGAALHQRKPNSLARTRALLIASFIFYIPANVLPITISSTLGSEQADTIMSGVIYFIKSGSWEIAAVIFIASVFVPLMKLMILTSLLLSVQFKSQWRPKERTQLYRMTEAVGRWSMVDIYVVTILVALVKLGALANVDAGPAAVYFAAVVVITMFAAESFDPRLIWDALEEKHG; encoded by the coding sequence GTGAACCGGCCGCTGGCCTCCGCCCGGCAGCTCGGCCTGGTGCTCTGTCACGACTGCCATCTCGTGGTCCGCCAGCCGTCGCTGATTCGCGGTCAATCGGCCCTCTGCCCCCGTTGCGGCGCGGCGCTCCACCAGCGCAAGCCGAACAGCCTCGCGCGCACCCGGGCGCTGTTGATCGCCTCTTTTATCTTCTATATCCCGGCCAATGTGCTGCCGATCACCATCTCGTCCACGCTCGGCAGCGAGCAGGCCGACACCATCATGAGCGGCGTGATCTACTTCATCAAGAGCGGTTCCTGGGAGATCGCAGCGGTGATCTTCATCGCCAGCGTCTTCGTTCCGCTGATGAAGCTGATGATCCTGACCTCTCTGCTCCTCTCGGTGCAGTTCAAATCGCAATGGCGGCCGAAGGAGCGGACCCAGCTCTACCGGATGACCGAGGCCGTGGGGCGCTGGTCGATGGTCGACATCTATGTCGTCACCATCCTGGTGGCCCTGGTCAAGCTCGGGGCGCTGGCCAATGTCGATGCCGGTCCTGCGGCGGTCTACTTCGCCGCGGTGGTCGTGATCACCATGTTCGCCGCGGAGAGTTTCGACCCACGGCTGATCTGGGATGCCCTGGAGGAAAAGCATGGCTGA